The Magnolia sinica isolate HGM2019 chromosome 10, MsV1, whole genome shotgun sequence genome includes a window with the following:
- the LOC131257902 gene encoding polyphenol oxidase, chloroplastic-like, with protein sequence MASLSFIATTISSSSPLHRHHPRKALPSTTTRRFHTSCEQVANTTDTNVSDDNSSSILRMDRRNILLGGLGGGLYGAASLGLLGGGEPLAAIGAPITIPDLTKCHNATADNVGEVQCCPPYTDISTAIDFTPPSSKPLRVRKPAHLLSKDEVAKYKEAYRLMKALPEDDPRSFMQQANVHCQYCNGAYYQAGTTDTVLQVHYSWFFLPWHRLYLHFHERILGSLIGDDSFALPFWNWDSGLEGMKIPSVFTEDTSSPVYNEKRNLSHYPPAIIDFEYAWGDSPPSTDEEVKALIQKNLLQISKAYSESLTSPELFMGGVLRAGGTLNSPGSLETIHNGAHLWVGPDEAPHMDMGNFYSAGRDAMFYCHHSNVDRMWSIYRAMRGNKIEFDDSDWLDSTFVFVDENKQLVKCKVSDSLSTLQLRYIFEDVRHPWTDKGVRKKVLKAKKKSTSLDLVRCTEFGSTSKSLTNTIRVLASRPKKSRTKSEKEEAVEVLVVSGIQAPMNGPSRFDVYVSKLYGDDLAGPDLGELAGYFLELPHHLPSKGGETKTHTFDLKLGITNLLEDIDCEAAEKVVISLVPRFGEITVGGVGIQHLNTDTSSD encoded by the exons ATGGCATCACTCTCATTCATTGCCACCACCATTAGTAGTAGCTCCCCCCTCCACCGCCACCACCCTCGAAAGGCGTTGCCTTCCACTACCACAAGGCGTTTTCATACCTCATGTGAGCAAGTTGCTAATACTACTGATACTAATGTTAGTGATGACAACAGCTCTTCTATTCTAAGGATGGATAGACGAAATATTCTCCTTGGCGGTTTGGGGGGAGGCCTGTATGGTGCAGCTAGCCTCGGCCTCTTGGGAGGTGGAGAGCCATTAGCTGCAATTGGCGCTCCCATTACAATACCAGACCTAACCAAATGCCATAATGCCACCGCAGACAATGTCGGTGAGGTGCAATGTTGCCCGCCTTACACCGACATCAGCACGGCTATCGACTTCACACCACCTTCTTCAAAGCCCCTCCGTGTGAGGAAACCAGCTCACCTCTTATCTAAAGACGAGGTGGCCAAGTATAAAGAAGCTTATAGATTGATGAAAGCTCTCCCAGAAGATGATCCAAGAAGCTTCATGCAGCAAGCCAATGTGCATTGCCAGTATTGCAATGGTGCCTACTACCAGGCAGGTACTACAGACACGGTGCTGCAGGTCCACTACAGCTGGTTCTTCTTGCCATGGCACCGTCTCTACCTCCACTTCCATGAGAGAATTCTCGGCAGCCTAATCGGTGATGACAGCTTCGCTCTCCCCTTTTGGAATTGGGACTCGGGATTAGAAGGTATGAAGATTCCCAGCGTTTTCACAGAGGATACATCCTCTCCGGTATACAATGAGAAAAGAAACCTGAGCCACTATCCACCAGCCATTATCGATTTCGAGTATGCATGGGGAGACTCCCCTCCTTCAACGGATGAAGAGGTGAAAGCTCTGATACAAAAGAATCTGTTGCAGATAAGCAAAGCATACTCGGAGTCATTGACTTCACCGGAGCTATTTATGGGAGGAGTACTGAGGGCAGGTGGAACCCTAAATTCACCGGGTAGCTTGGAGACGATACACAACGGTGCTCATTTGTGGGTAGGACCTGACGAGGCACCTCACATGGATATGGGCAACTTCTACTCAGCAGGGCGTGATGCTATGTTCTACTGCCACCACTCTAACGTAGATCGAATGTGGAGCATCTACAGAGCTATGCGAGGCAACAAGATCGAATTCGATGATTCTGATTGGCTTGACTCTACCTTTGTCTTTGTGGACGAGAACAAGCAATTAGTCAAATGCAAG GTGAGTGACAGCTTAAGCACCCTACAACTCCGCTACATCTTTGAGGATGTGAGACATCCATGGACAGACAAGGGTGTTCGCAAGAAGGTGCTGAAGGCTAAAAAGAAAAGTACATCGTTGGATTTGGTCCGATGCACTGAGTTCGGATCCACGTCCAAGTCCCTCACCAACACCATTCGAGTCCTTGCCTCTAGGCCCAAGAAATCTCGAACCAAGTCTGAGAAGGAGGAAGCTGTAGAGGTGCTTGTTGTATCCGGCATTCAAGCTCCGATGAATGGTCCGTCCAGGTTCGACGTCTATGTCAGCAAGCTCTATGGAGATGATTTGGCTGGCCCTGACCTTGGGGAGTTGGCTGGCTACTTCCTTGAACTGCCCCACCATCTCCCAAGTAAGGGTGGAGAAACCAAGACCCACACGTTCGATCTCAAGTTGGGGATAACCAACTTGCTGGAAGATATTGATTGCGAAGCTGCTGAGAAAGTGGTTATTTCTTTGGTCCCACGTTTTGGAGAAATCACTGTTGGAGGGGTCGGTATCCAACACCTCAACACTGACACCAGCTCAGATTAG
- the LOC131217305 gene encoding bZIP transcription factor 23-like, translated as MFPTFHSFEEYKKTIQLSISPYSFSLHSLHLQNQMVITNHVVEHPMSSVPLAGPTTTTSWENPIGTDRDNAMRFDLQNAGSRTRALAAGQQYQFHGSGNAAENVSGSFGGGNGGFGLVPQHAFQPLDGFDGGVCKEGGRNQQKQRSENGVDAVTSAEKKRNRMIKNRASAARSRARKQAYTTQLEIEVAQLQKENELLRKRKKVFKDAELGELTKSRKMAPKTLSAAF; from the exons ATGTTCCCCACATTCCACTCATTTGAAGAATATAAAAAGACAATACAATTATCCATCTCTCCCTACAGTTTCAGCCTCCACTCCCTCCATTTGCAAAATCAGATGGTCATCACAAACCATGTCGTGGAGCACCCCATGAGCTCCGTTCCATTGGCAGggccgaccaccaccaccagctgGGAGAATCCCATCGGAACAGATAGAGACAATGCGATGAGATTCGATCTGCAGAACGCGGGCAGTCGCACCAGAGCATTGGCTGCAGGGCAGCAGTATCAGTTTCATGGATCTGGAAATGCTGCAGAGAATGTGAGTGGGAGTTTTGGAGGTGGGAATGGAGGATTTGGGCTTGTTCCTCAACACgcatttcagccattggatggttTTGATGGGGGTGTTTGTAAAGAAGGAGGAAGAAATCAACAGAAGCAAAGGAGTGAGAATGGTGTGGATGCTGTCACTTCAGCTGAGAAAAAACGTAACAGGATGATCAAGAACAGGGCCTCAGCTGCCAGGTCTAGAGCAAGGAAACAG GCTTACACAACCCAGCTAGAGATTGAAGTTGCACAGCTTCAGAAAGAAAATGAATTACTCAGGAAAAGGAAAAAG GTTTTTAAAGATGCTGAACTTGGGGAGCTTACAAAATCCCGCAAGATGGCGCCAAAGACCCTTTCAGCAGCATTCTAG